The genomic window TTATATCCTGGTGAAAATTTTACCGAAATCAGATTTCTTTACTATAGTACTTTCTTATTGGGTGGTTGCGCTGGCATTTATCACAGCAGTGAGTGCCGAATTGTATCATATTTATTTAATAATCAATGCCAATGGAATTTCAGAAGTAGCAAAACTGGGAAAACACTTCAGAATCCTATATCTGCCGATTATTTGGGCAGTTCTGGCAAGTATTCTTATTTACAGAGGATTAAAAACCAACACCACCGAATATACCAAAATAGGTTTTGTTTTAATTGCTTTTATGATATTAAAATTATACACCTATGATGTTTGGGAGATGGATAATGTTTCGAGAATCGTTGCTTTCATTATCCTGGGAATCATATTACTGTTAAGCTCATTCCTGTTCCAGCGATTAAAAAATATTATTAAAAATATGGTTGAGAATAAAGAGGAAAACAATGAAACTGAGAATACAAAATCATAATAAAACGCTTTATTTATAATTATTATTTAAATTATTGTAAAATTTTATTCACATTTTATAAAAATTAACTATATTTATCAAGTTTTTAATTATTCCTATATATTATGAAAAAAATACTCTACTCTTTTTTACTCTTGTCTTCGGCTACGTTATTGGCACAGAAGAATCCTGCAACGAAATTTGCAGTGGCCAATGATATTGTCGGAACAGTAGATATGTTTAATGCGCATAAAAGTGCTATCCAAAGCTCACAAGTATACAAAACACCGGCAAACCTCCCGCAAAATCTTAAAAAATACAGCTCTATTGCAGAAAACGGACTGGTGGAGTATAAAATAAAAAACGGACAGGACAACATCGACAGACTTCCGCTTTCCGACCTGAATGTTCAGTACCAAATTGCTGAAAACACTCCGGTTTATATCGACGGGTACGAATTTACGAACACTAAAACCTTAGTATTCGGAGAGATCCTGACAAAGATGGAAGCGAAAGATAAAGACGGCAAAAGAACGTTGTTCATTACTACAAAATAAAGTAATTTCCTAGATCATATTTAAATGAAAAGGATGCTCGCTTGAGCATCCTTTTTTATGAAAATTTTTAACCACAAAAGGCACAAAAAGCTATTGAACTATTCACAGTCTAGTAATTTGAAAACAAAAGTCTGCAATAGAATAAAAATCAAAGATTTTTTTTAACTTATGTGTTCTTGTTTGCGTTTTAATAATGAACTTAAAATATTTAATGCGTTACTCTTTTGTATCTTTTGTAGTTAAAACTCTAAAAAAGATTAGTATTTATTGTTCCATTTTTTCTTTAACTCTTCATAGATTTTCTTTTCTGTAGCATTGTTTCCGGGCTCATAAAGCTTTACATCCTTAATTTCCTGGGGAAGAAAATCCTGGTCTACAAAATTTCCCTGAAAAGAATGAGCGTATTTGTATTCTTTCCCATAATCCAGGTCTTTCATCAATTTCGTCGGGGCATTTCTCAAATGCAGCGGAACAGGCAGATTCCCGGTCTGTTTCACCAAAGCCAAAGCTTCATTAATAGCCATATAAGCCGAATTACTTTTCGGGGAAACTGCCAGATAAACCGCCGTTTCACTCAAAATAATCCTTGCTTCCGGATTTCCGATTACATTCACCGCCTGAAAGCAGTTATTGGCGATCACCAAAGCATTCGGATTGGCCAAACCGATGTCTTCAGCCGCCAGAATCAGCATTCTTCTTGCAATGAATTTGATATCTTCACCACCCGCAATCATTCTGGCCAGCCAATACACCGCACCATTCGGGTCACTTCCCCGCATCGATTTGATAAAAGCCGAAATAATATCATAATGCTGCTCTCCGTTTTTGTCATAAAGCGCCATGGTTTCCTGCAAAACTTCGAGTACATCCTCGTTTTTAATTTCCGTTTTTTTGGAATTTTTAAATTGATTAAAAACAAGTTCCACAGAATTGATTAATTTTCTCGCATCACCTCCAGAATATTGGATAAATGCCTCTTTTTCAACTACTTTAAAATCAGTTTTCTCATCCTGATTGTATCTTTGTGCTGCAATATCTATTAATTCTTCCAGTTTTTCATAGCTCAAAGCCTTTAAAATATACACCTGGCTTCTCGAAAGCAAAGCTGAAACCACTTCAAAACTAGGATTTTCCGTCGTAGCTCCGATTAAAACAATCCACCCCTTTTCCACCGCATGAAGCAGTGAATCCTGCTGAGATTTATTAAAACGGTGAATTTCATCAATAAATAAGATTGGTGATTTCCCTGAAAAAAGATTTTGTTTTTTAGCATCTTCGATCACATCACGAACGTCTTTTACTCCTGAAGAAACTGCAGAAAGCTTATAAAATTTCCTGCCGGATTTTTCAGAAATAATTTCTGCCAGCGTAGTTTTCCCCGTTCCCGGTGGTCCCCAGAAAATCAGGGAATTCAGGGAATTGTTTTCCAACATTTTCCTGATCGTTCCTTTTTCTCCGGTAAGGTGCTCCTGGCCAAGAACATCATCTAATGCTTTTGGTCTTAATTTTTCAGCTAATGGAATATTTTGGTTCAAGATTTTTATTTATTCTTTTTATTAAGCATTTCTTTCAAAAGAGCAATTTGTTCGTCTTTCGATTGTATCAATTTTTCATATACTTCTTGGTTTGTCTGATACAAGTTTTGCACTTCTTGATGACCGACGGAGTAATCTTTTATATCTTGATTATAAACAATTTGATTCTTTAAATCCAGGAGATCTGTAATCTCTGTTTCTAATAATTTTGAAATAGTAAATAATCTGTCTACCGTAAGTTTAGTAGAATTACTTTCTATTTTCGCATAAGAAGCCTGATTAATATCCAGCTGATTCGCCATATATTCCTGACTAAAACCTTTTAATTCTCTATATTTTCTAATATTTTTACCTATTGATTCATTCATAATAAGAATAATTTATTCGTAAAAATAATAAATTATTCTCAAAACATCATTTCAAAATAAAATAATTTTTAAAACTTTGTGGAAATTATTTTTAATATATTTACAACGTAAAAACAAAAAAACTTATGATGAAAAAACTAGTCTCATGGCTGTCGTTCATGACAGTCTTCTGTTTTATGCTACACTCCTGTGTACAAGATGAGATATATTCTTCAACCGGTCCTACTTCTAAAGAATATCATTCCAAAAGCTTTTGGAAAGAAGATGAGAAGTACATTAAAAATGTAATGAAGATATATTTCGAACATGAATCTGAAATCAAAAAAATTGGAGGTAGTCCTGCATGGGATTATTCTATGAGTATGGGAAAGTATAACGAAACTTTTATGGCAGTCCCTATTGTGGAAAATGGCAGAGTTATAAATACTTTGGTATGTGCACGTTTTGATAAGAAGGTATATTTCAGATACGAAAATTCTGAGAGGAATAATAAATTCTTTAATGACATCATCTTCGGGAAATACACTAATTACAAAATTGATTCACAAAGTAATAAAGAAAAAGATAGTACAAACAAAGGAGTAATGTGCGGAACACGAAGTGTATCTATGTGGTATCCTGATAATGAAAGTAATCCGAATGGTTCAGGACATTGGGAAACCAATTACTATACCAATTGTTATTCCTATCAGGATTATTATGATCCAAGCTGGGAACAAGGTGGTGGTGGATTCGATTACAATGGTGGTGGCGGAAGTGGAACTGATCCCAACAATCCGGATACAAACCAAAATCCTTGTGAAAAAACAAAATCCTTGACAAATAATCCTGGTATACAAAATGCTATACAAAATTTAAAGAATCATATAAGCAGCAACACAGGAGGAGAATTAGGATGGAAATTTAATAAAGTTGGACCTCCTACACCAACGACACAAAACAGTGCACATAGTGTTGTAATTGGAGATCCATCTTCTATAAATGGAGCCTATCATAATCATACCGGTACCACTTTGGATATATTTTCAGCTACTGATATTAATACTCTTTTAGAAATAGCACGTTATCAAGATATTGGAAATACAGATAATGCATTTTATGGATTGATTGCACCAGATGACATACATTATCTAATTTACTTTAATGGCACTCATGCTGATTTACCAGCATCTGGAAGTTACAGTGATATTGATATCGACGTTTGGAAAATATATCAACTTAGAGATATGTGGAATATATTAAATAAAGATACTTCAGGAATATATTGTAATAATACAACAAATACGCTAAATAGTAAAGGACTAGAAAAAGTTTTTTTCGATACACTTAATAAAATGGGGATATCATCGAATAAAATAGTTTTGCAAAAAATAGATTCAAATAACAATATATCAACAGTAATTAAAAATAATGATGGAATGACAATTGAAATTCCTTGTTCTTAATAAATATAAATTATCATGAAATATATATTAATAATTAGTTTTCTTACAGTTTTTCATTTATATAATGCACAGATTTATCCATTAAACACTTTTCCAGATGATGTTCCTGTGGAGTCATATATGAAAGATTTAGATAATGAATTAACACCTTTTGTAGGAATTTGGAAAACAAACTATAATGGGAACACAATTATATTAACAATAAAAAAAGAAGAGCACAAAGCTTTTAAAATACCTCAGTCATCATATTTTTATTATCAAGATGCATTAGTTATAAATTATACTATTCAAAACTCAAATGGTATAATGTTACAAAACAATAATAATGTTCAACATGAATATGATAAAAATGCAATTGTAAGTATGTATGTTAACAATTCAATTGTGAATTTATATTACATAGGAACAAATTGCGGAGTGGGATGGGGTACAATTAATTTGAAAAAGATGAATAATACTCAAATATCTTGGTCGTATTATCCTAACGATACTGTTTTAACAACAAAAAATTGTCCAGGAAATCAAGATACAACTATTTATCTTCCGGAAACGAAGGATTTAATTTTCACTAAGCAATAGCAATCTATCAAAATATTAAAAATAAAACCCGTTTACTTTGAACGGGTTTTATTTTTTTACCCTATTTTTGTACCGTTTTGAAACTTACATTCAACAAAATCATTACTTTTCCTTTGGTAATATTCATAAGATTTTACCAATGGTTTATCTCGCCCCTACTTCCCAAAAACTGCCGCTACGAACCAACATGTTCGCATTATATGGTGAAAGCACTGCAGGTTCATGGGATCTTCAAAGGATTTTGGCTGGGAATGAAAAGAATTTCAAGATGTCATCCGTGGGGAGGAAGCGGATATGATCCTGTTCCACCAAAAAAGTAAAACCAATAAACAAACTACTAAAAAAATAGAAATGAGTAATATTTTTTTCAGAATTTATCTCGTAGTATTTGCGTTCATTACACAATGTTTTTTTGCGCAAAATTATCCGGACGGAATGTCTGACGGAACTTTAAAAGTAAACACCACAGACGTTCCCGTAAAGATCTACGCCACAACAGAATTGGGAGATCTCAATGTTTTCCCAGACAGAAAAGTAGACGGAAATGTGCTGATAATTCTGAATGAATCCAATTTCGAACCTGCCTATTTCAATTTCGGCACCCTGACTTTAACCAAACTTAAAGACGCAAAATACCAGCTTTTAGATAAGAACTTTAAGCCAATCACAACGCCTGCCACACAGGAAAATATTGACAATTTCAAATATGCCGTAAAATCGAATAAGCCGATCACTGCCGCAGACAAAGTAAGCCTGGAAACGCCTTTCAAGATCTGGGATCCTTCAAAAGGAATTCAATTGGGGCCGATTACCCTGCATTTTTATAGTCTGATGTTCATTTTTGCTTTTGGATTCGGCTATATTTTAATGAACAGAATTTTCAAAATCGACAATATTAATCAAAAATATTTAGAGCCTCTTTTCACTTGGACACTGATCGGAACTATTCTCGGAGCAAGAATGGGACACGTTATTTTTTATCAGCCCGAACTTTTCAAAGAAGATTTCTGGAGTGTATTTTTACCGATAAGTACTAAAAATGGTTTAAAATTTACAGGTTTTTCAGGCTTGGCAAGTCACGGTGCAACGATCGCTTTGATCTTTACAACACTGTATTATTCATTTAAAATCATTAAGAAAAATCCGTTCTGGGTGTATGACAGATTAGGAATTGTGGTTTCGTTGGGAGGAGCTTTCGTAAGACTGGGCAACTTTTTCAACTCTGAGATCATCGGAAAACCGGTTGACCCAAACTCTCCATTTGCCTTACTTTTCCCGCAACAAAGCAGCGAATATGGCGTAACAGTTCCTCGTTATCCGTCTCAGCTGTTCGAAGCTTTCGGATATGTATGCTTGTTTATTTTATTATGGATTTTATACAGAAAAACGAATAAAAAATATCAACAAGGATGGTTATTCGGATTATTTTTCATCATTCTTTGGGCAATCAGATTCTTTGTAGAATTCCTGAAAGAACCACAGGGTGACGAGTTCATTCAATTGGGAGGATTGAACACAGGACAAGTTCTTTCGATTCCATTCATGATAGCCGGAGTGGTTATTATGATTATTTCCAAGAAATTTAAAATTACTCAGGCGGAAAACGAAAAACCGGAATAGGTTACTGAGAAACAAAATTTAATATAAATGCTTCGACTCCGCTCAGCAAGACATCTCTAATACTAACAGTTTTATTTTGACGGTTAATTTGTAGCGATGTCTTGCTGAGCGGAGTCAAAGCATTTAATTATTATAAAAACTATAAAATTCCTATAATCTTATCTGTACTTTTTCATTAAGCTCTGTAAATACATTTCCGAATTCATGAATAACATCCGTCGGAAGCATGGATTCCTTAGAATATTTTTCAGAAGCAAATTCGGCGGCTTTTCCGTGAAACCAAACCCCTAAAATTGCAGCTTCTTCTTCTGTGTAATGTTGCGCCAGAAATGATGTTAAAATCCCTGTCAGGATATCTCCACTCCCGCCTTTTGCCAATCCGGAATTGCCTGTAATATTGTAAAAAACGTTTCCTTCAGGAGTTATCACCTGTGTATGATGATCTTTTAAAACAATAAAAATCCCAAGTTCATGGGCTTTTTCTTTTGCTAATTCGAGTCTTTCAAAAGAATTTTCTGTTTCTCCGAATAACCTTTCAAATTCTTTCGGATGTGGTGTAATGATCGATTTTTTTTGAATTAAATTCAGATTCTTTTTATCCTGCGAAATAATATTCAATGCATCCGCATCAATAACCATCGATTTTGAATAGCTTTTTAAAAATTTCAGAAAGTTTTTCACAGTTTCAGCTTCGGTTCCTAGTCCCGGACCTACTCCACACGAAGAATTTTCATCAATAATAAAATCATTAACGTAATCAGCTCCGCCTTCAATAAACATCGCTTC from Chryseobacterium wanjuense includes these protein-coding regions:
- a CDS encoding DUF6705 family protein, translated to MKYILIISFLTVFHLYNAQIYPLNTFPDDVPVESYMKDLDNELTPFVGIWKTNYNGNTIILTIKKEEHKAFKIPQSSYFYYQDALVINYTIQNSNGIMLQNNNNVQHEYDKNAIVSMYVNNSIVNLYYIGTNCGVGWGTINLKKMNNTQISWSYYPNDTVLTTKNCPGNQDTTIYLPETKDLIFTKQ
- a CDS encoding helix-turn-helix domain-containing protein; the encoded protein is MNESIGKNIRKYRELKGFSQEYMANQLDINQASYAKIESNSTKLTVDRLFTISKLLETEITDLLDLKNQIVYNQDIKDYSVGHQEVQNLYQTNQEVYEKLIQSKDEQIALLKEMLNKKNK
- the lgt gene encoding prolipoprotein diacylglyceryl transferase — translated: METPFKIWDPSKGIQLGPITLHFYSLMFIFAFGFGYILMNRIFKIDNINQKYLEPLFTWTLIGTILGARMGHVIFYQPELFKEDFWSVFLPISTKNGLKFTGFSGLASHGATIALIFTTLYYSFKIIKKNPFWVYDRLGIVVSLGGAFVRLGNFFNSEIIGKPVDPNSPFALLFPQQSSEYGVTVPRYPSQLFEAFGYVCLFILLWILYRKTNKKYQQGWLFGLFFIILWAIRFFVEFLKEPQGDEFIQLGGLNTGQVLSIPFMIAGVVIMIISKKFKITQAENEKPE
- a CDS encoding replication-associated recombination protein A — encoded protein: MNQNIPLAEKLRPKALDDVLGQEHLTGEKGTIRKMLENNSLNSLIFWGPPGTGKTTLAEIISEKSGRKFYKLSAVSSGVKDVRDVIEDAKKQNLFSGKSPILFIDEIHRFNKSQQDSLLHAVEKGWIVLIGATTENPSFEVVSALLSRSQVYILKALSYEKLEELIDIAAQRYNQDEKTDFKVVEKEAFIQYSGGDARKLINSVELVFNQFKNSKKTEIKNEDVLEVLQETMALYDKNGEQHYDIISAFIKSMRGSDPNGAVYWLARMIAGGEDIKFIARRMLILAAEDIGLANPNALVIANNCFQAVNVIGNPEARIILSETAVYLAVSPKSNSAYMAINEALALVKQTGNLPVPLHLRNAPTKLMKDLDYGKEYKYAHSFQGNFVDQDFLPQEIKDVKLYEPGNNATEKKIYEELKKKWNNKY
- the yidD gene encoding membrane protein insertion efficiency factor YidD, with product MKLTFNKIITFPLVIFIRFYQWFISPLLPKNCRYEPTCSHYMVKALQVHGIFKGFWLGMKRISRCHPWGGSGYDPVPPKK